A single genomic interval of Anopheles marshallii chromosome 2, idAnoMarsDA_429_01, whole genome shotgun sequence harbors:
- the LOC128710134 gene encoding G protein-activated inward rectifier potassium channel 3-like gives MNYDGDQQQPPDGMRRLERSMLKLEPFDPPQPPGGYGEQYGYPSPITPVTPNTPLVCYPMKNRVLRPGVNRKYRKRAILKNGDCNVVLSRPPRQHLRFLQDIFTTLVDAQWRWTLLVFAFSFVGSWLFFAVIWWLISYTHGDLEELHLPDNQSEIGWIPCVYNIYSFTSAFLFSIETQHTIGYGVRTTTEECPEAIFVMCFQSIYGLMIQAFMVGIVFAKMTRPKQRSQTLLFSKNAVVCQRDGELCLMFRVGDMRKSHIIGASVRAQLIRTKTTREGETMAQYQHELDVGSDGSSSELFFIWPQIVVHRIDKSSALYNLSASDMLRERFEIVVILEGTVESTGQSTQARSSYVNTEILWGHRFEPVVCYNREQQGYEINYSKFDSTLQVDTPLCSARELAEFYRAQDDYRPPTDAGDNVSTKTQLERRWKDHYSTLVNTLSQYNLADDTGAGAGTDHLYPTRYLTIQGVPRRKKSYVALQNNLWNLFDRPPNPRLKITPSDDDPSSPRRVSDDDPIVNSVTVRNVNERC, from the exons ATGAACTACGACGGtgaccagcagcagccaccGGATGGGATGAGGCGATTGGAACGTTCGATGCTGAAGCTTGAACCTTTTGACCCACCTCAGCCACCGGGCGGATACGGGGAGCAGTACGGGTACCCATCGCCCATTACCCCGGTCACTCCGAACACCCCGCTGGTGTGCTATCCCATGAA AAACCGCGTACTTCGACCGGGAGTGAACCGTAAATATCGCAAACGGGCCATCTTGAAGAATGGAGACTGTAACGTTGTACTGTCGCGTCCACCGCGGCAACATTTGCGCTTCCTGCAGG ACATCTTCACCACGCTGGTCGATGCGCAGTGGCGTTGGACGTTGCTCGTGTTTGCGTTCAGTTTCGTCGGGTCCTGGCTGTTCTTCGCCGTCATCTGGTGGTTGATTTCGTACACGCACGGTGACCTTGAGGAGTTACATCTGCCCGATAACCAAT CTGAAATCGGTTGGATACCGTGCGTTTACAACATCTACTCGTTCACTTCGGCGTTCCTGTTTTCGATCGAAACGCAGCACACGATCGGGTACGGTGTGCGTACGACGACGGAAGAATGCCCGGAAGCGATCTTCGTCATGTGCTTCCAGTCGATCTACGGACTGATGATCCAAGCGTTCATGGTGGGCATCGTATTTGCGAAGATGACGCGCCCGAAGCAGCGCAGCCAGACGCTGCTGTTTTCGAAAAATGCCGTCGTCTGTCAGCGTGACGGTGAGCTGTGCCTGATGTTCCGGGTCGGGGATATGCGCAAGAGTCACATTATCGGTGCCTCCGTGCGGGCGCAGCTGATAAGAACGAAAACGACGCGCGAGGGCGAAACGATGGCACAGTATCAGCACGAGCTGGACGTCGGCTCGGACGGTAGCTCGTCGGAGCTGTTCTTCATCTGGCCCCAGATTGTGGTGCACCGGATCGATAAGAGCTCGGCGCTGTACAATCTGTCCGCGTCGGATATGCTGCGGGAGCGGTTCGAGATCGTCGTCATCTTGGAGGGTACGGTAGAGTCGACGGGCCAATCGACCCAGGCCCGTTCGAGCTACGTCAACACGGAGATCCTGTGGGGCCACCGCTTCGAGCCGGTCGTGTGCTACAACAGGGAGCAACAAGGATACGAAATCAATTACAGCAAGTTCGACTCCACGCTGCAGGTCGACACACCGCTCTGTTCCGCCCGAGAGCTGGCCGAGTTCTACCGGGCACAGGACGATTATCGCCCGCCAACCG ATGCTGGAGATAATGTGTCAACCAAGACACAGCTCGAACGTCGCTGGAAAGATCACTACAGTACGCTGGTGAACACGCTCAGCCAGTACAATCTGGCAGATGACACCGGTGCCGGGGCTGGCACGGATCATCTCTATCCGACGCGCTATCTCACGATACAGGGCGTTCCGAGGCGGAAAAAGTCGTACGTCGCATTGCAAAACAATCTGTGGAATTTGTTCGATCGTCCACCGAATCCACGGCTAAAGATAACACCATCGGATGACGATCCTTCCAGTCCGCGCCGTGTTTCGGATGACGATCCGATCGTGAACAGTGTGACGGTGAGAAATGTGAACGAACGCTGCTAA